In the genome of Leeuwenhoekiella sp. MAR_2009_132, one region contains:
- a CDS encoding GEVED domain-containing protein has translation MIKIYRFLFKKQAYLLIPLFSLFFFVSESLKAQEIEGPSLIRSIQFVKEVPSLTSQIEKGIFQTPLKATEIQEINPKRRTTNQVVPGKGFPKDGDPLLKTQKSKSPTKSYIPEPIRVFEANTSRFTPSDPTGAVGPNHYVAAWNAGFKIYDKQGNLLVDEASLGTLFEGNTEGDPIVLYDAPADRFIITEFEKDNDSGGVNGLNIAICKGPDPVNDGWYVYTAGFETGEFPDYPKYSVWHDGYYITSNITINTDRQGNQSDAIFVMEREKMLQGLTNVGFLGFSLPTLQTNGFFSPQFFNVSSPEAPASGPATVVFLQDDSWSGVTDDHLKLWDVNVDWTTPQNSAISQPRIITVSDFNSVFDGGAFSNLPQPAGPDIDALQGTIMNQAQFRKFPTYNSAVFNFAVNVAPAGQEQAGIRWYEMRQTGDGQPWTVFQEGTYVSPTGNNAFAASMAMDSQGTIGMGYTTVSTSTPVTINYTGRYANDPLGQMSVPEALIRASTGVSASERYADYTHLTVDPVDGNTFWFITEYFNAERKDLISVFKLAPDLANDLQVVSIDTPEEGTLTNTETITVTLRNAGTATQSNFPISYSINNGSVITETFTGTLAFNEFATYTFMQTADLSSMGQRYTISAQTALPTDEDTSNDAVVKAVEHLWQNDLGVTALLKPQSQTRLGNSESISIEITNFGTAPQTNFPVYYEVDNGARVTETFTATIAAESTANYTFTASEDFSELRPYTISTGTNLATDSNAANNSITQEIISSYCTPMANCTLANDGITSISLEGTTITTTCTSDGYSDNTDIIFDLDIQSNPYTGQLQAGFENTGYAIFIDLNNNGTFEASELVSNNTIPLANRNTPFELTLPAGVSLGTYRMRLRSKDSEFGGDLLDPCDDIAYGRITDFSVRIFNSLSVEENIFPDGDLVIIETDKNQFQVSLSTTEVRDKMAVTVFSISGQKLAENWIKNEYGSFKYDLDMSYAASGVYIVRIGNSKGGQSKKIIVR, from the coding sequence ATGATAAAGATTTACAGGTTTTTATTTAAGAAGCAAGCCTATTTACTAATTCCGCTATTTAGCCTATTCTTTTTTGTTTCAGAATCCTTAAAAGCTCAGGAAATTGAAGGCCCTTCACTAATAAGATCAATTCAATTTGTGAAGGAAGTACCAAGTTTAACCTCTCAAATCGAAAAGGGAATTTTTCAAACTCCTTTAAAAGCTACCGAAATTCAGGAAATAAACCCTAAAAGACGTACCACAAATCAAGTTGTTCCTGGTAAAGGTTTTCCTAAAGATGGTGATCCTCTGCTAAAAACCCAGAAAAGCAAAAGTCCTACAAAATCTTATATTCCAGAACCTATTCGGGTTTTTGAAGCCAATACCTCTCGCTTCACACCTTCAGATCCTACAGGAGCAGTAGGGCCTAATCATTATGTAGCTGCCTGGAATGCCGGTTTTAAAATCTATGATAAACAAGGAAATCTTTTAGTAGACGAGGCTTCTTTAGGAACGCTGTTTGAAGGCAATACCGAAGGTGACCCTATTGTTTTATATGATGCACCTGCAGATCGATTTATAATAACAGAGTTTGAGAAAGACAATGATTCGGGTGGCGTTAATGGTTTAAATATAGCAATCTGTAAAGGTCCAGACCCGGTTAATGATGGCTGGTATGTATATACAGCAGGTTTTGAAACCGGTGAATTTCCTGATTATCCTAAATATTCGGTGTGGCACGATGGCTATTATATCACCTCAAATATTACCATAAATACAGACCGACAGGGAAATCAAAGTGACGCCATATTTGTTATGGAACGCGAAAAAATGTTACAAGGTCTTACAAATGTTGGTTTTTTAGGCTTCAGTTTACCCACTCTGCAAACCAATGGCTTTTTTAGTCCGCAGTTTTTTAATGTTAGTAGTCCGGAAGCTCCTGCAAGTGGGCCCGCAACAGTCGTTTTTTTACAAGATGATTCCTGGTCTGGCGTTACAGATGATCACCTCAAATTATGGGATGTGAATGTTGACTGGACGACTCCTCAAAATTCGGCAATTTCACAACCTCGCATCATTACCGTTTCAGATTTTAACAGCGTATTTGATGGAGGCGCTTTTTCAAATCTTCCGCAGCCCGCAGGACCAGATATTGATGCCTTGCAGGGGACGATAATGAATCAAGCTCAGTTTAGAAAATTTCCTACCTATAATTCAGCTGTTTTCAACTTTGCTGTAAATGTCGCACCGGCCGGTCAGGAACAAGCTGGAATACGCTGGTACGAAATGAGACAAACCGGTGATGGCCAACCATGGACTGTTTTTCAGGAAGGCACTTATGTATCACCTACCGGAAATAATGCTTTTGCAGCCAGTATGGCGATGGACTCACAAGGAACTATAGGGATGGGGTATACAACGGTAAGTACAAGTACACCTGTCACCATAAATTACACGGGGCGCTATGCAAACGACCCGTTAGGACAAATGTCTGTTCCCGAAGCGCTCATTAGAGCCAGTACAGGGGTTAGTGCTTCAGAACGCTATGCAGATTATACACATTTAACTGTAGATCCTGTAGACGGAAATACATTCTGGTTTATTACAGAATATTTTAATGCAGAACGTAAAGACTTAATAAGTGTTTTTAAGCTCGCTCCAGATCTTGCAAATGATTTGCAGGTGGTTTCTATAGATACTCCAGAAGAAGGTACCCTAACAAATACGGAAACTATTACGGTAACACTGCGTAATGCAGGGACTGCAACACAATCTAATTTCCCAATATCCTATAGCATAAATAATGGCAGCGTAATTACTGAAACATTTACAGGAACTCTCGCTTTTAATGAATTTGCAACATACACATTTATGCAAACTGCAGATTTATCTAGCATGGGTCAACGCTACACGATTTCGGCTCAAACTGCTCTCCCTACAGATGAGGACACCTCTAATGATGCGGTTGTAAAAGCTGTAGAACATCTATGGCAAAATGACTTAGGGGTAACAGCGCTGTTAAAACCACAATCTCAAACGCGACTGGGTAACAGTGAAAGTATTTCTATTGAAATCACAAACTTTGGGACTGCCCCGCAAACAAATTTTCCGGTATATTATGAGGTAGATAACGGCGCACGTGTAACCGAAACCTTTACGGCAACAATTGCTGCAGAATCTACAGCAAATTATACATTCACCGCATCAGAAGACTTTTCAGAATTACGCCCTTATACCATAAGCACCGGTACTAATTTAGCCACAGATAGTAATGCTGCGAATAATAGTATTACTCAAGAAATTATAAGTTCATATTGTACTCCTATGGCAAACTGTACCCTGGCCAATGACGGTATTACAAGTATAAGCTTAGAAGGCACAACGATAACCACGACATGTACTTCAGACGGTTATAGCGACAATACAGATATTATATTTGACCTTGATATACAGAGCAACCCCTACACCGGTCAATTGCAAGCCGGTTTTGAAAATACAGGTTATGCTATTTTTATAGACTTAAACAACAACGGCACGTTTGAAGCCTCAGAACTGGTTTCTAATAACACTATTCCCTTAGCGAATAGAAATACACCTTTTGAACTTACACTGCCAGCAGGAGTAAGTTTAGGCACGTACAGAATGCGCTTACGTAGTAAAGACAGCGAATTTGGAGGTGACTTGCTAGACCCTTGTGATGATATCGCATACGGTCGTATAACAGATTTTAGCGTACGTATTTTTAACAGTCTTTCCGTGGAAGAAAATATATTTCCAGATGGAGACCTGGTCATTATAGAAACTGATAAAAATCAATTTCAAGTATCGCTGAGTACAACAGAAGTAAGGGATAAAATGGCGGTCACCGTTTTCTCAATTTCAGGACAAAAACTTGCAGAAAACTGGATTAAAAATGAATACGGAAGTTTTAAATACGATCTCGACATGTCGTACGCCGCAAGTGGAGTTTATATTGTACGTATAGGCAATAGCAAAGGCGGCCAATCTAAAAAAATTATTGTGCGTTAA